The Streptomyces kanamyceticus genome window below encodes:
- a CDS encoding CPBP family intramembrane glutamic endopeptidase → MQAEPGPMAGSFPTGGPSRRTLRDETLLVLALSLGASGLSALISFVGSVTKPGGLKDQAATMNASAAPGRPWLDLAWQLFGIATALVPVALVAHFLLREGSGFRAIGFDRTRPWPDLGRGTAIAAVIGSIGIAFYLAARGLGFNLTVVPEALPEVWWKYPVLVLSAVQNAVLEEVIVVGYLLRRLGQLGWTPMAALVGSSVLRGSYHLYQGIGGFIGNVAMGVVFALLYRRWGRVGPLVVAHSLLDIGAFVGYALFAGKVGWLPTPP, encoded by the coding sequence GTGCAAGCGGAGCCGGGGCCGATGGCCGGTTCTTTTCCCACGGGTGGGCCCTCGCGACGGACCCTCAGGGACGAGACGCTGCTCGTCCTGGCGCTCTCACTCGGCGCGAGCGGCTTGTCCGCGCTGATCAGCTTTGTCGGATCGGTCACCAAACCGGGCGGTCTCAAGGACCAGGCGGCCACCATGAACGCCTCGGCGGCGCCGGGGCGTCCATGGCTTGATCTCGCGTGGCAGTTGTTCGGCATCGCCACCGCGTTGGTGCCGGTCGCACTCGTCGCGCACTTCCTGCTGCGCGAGGGGAGCGGTTTTCGGGCGATCGGGTTCGACCGGACGCGGCCGTGGCCGGACCTGGGGCGCGGCACCGCGATCGCCGCGGTGATCGGCAGCATCGGGATCGCCTTCTACCTGGCGGCCCGCGGGCTCGGCTTCAACCTCACGGTGGTGCCGGAGGCGCTGCCCGAGGTGTGGTGGAAGTACCCCGTCCTGGTGCTCTCCGCGGTGCAGAACGCGGTCCTCGAAGAGGTCATCGTGGTCGGCTATCTGCTGCGCAGGCTCGGGCAGTTGGGGTGGACGCCGATGGCCGCCCTGGTGGGCAGTTCGGTGCTGCGCGGCTCGTACCACCTGTATCAGGGCATCGGCGGGTTCATCGGGAACGTGGCGATGGGCGTGGTCTTCGCGCTGCTCTACCGCAGGTGGGGGCGGGTGGGGCCGCTGGTGGTCGCGCACTCCCTGCTCGACATCGGGGCGTTCGTCGGATACGCGCTGTTCGCGGGGAAGGTGGGGTGGCTGCCTACGCCGCCGTAG
- a CDS encoding EamA family transporter, producing MQEAQGTQGTAENRGRGVGLGLALVAAVAFGGSGVAAKPLIEAGLDPLHVVWLRVAGAALVMLPVAWRHRGLLRSRPALLAGFGLLAVAGVQACYFAALSRIPVGVALLVEYLAPALVLGWVRFVQRRPVTRAAALGVVLAVGGLACVVEVWSGLSFDAVGLLLALGAACCQVGYFILSDQGSDAGDDAPDPLGVIAYGLLVGTVVLTVVARPWGMDWSVLTGRADLNGTAVPAWLLLGWIVLVATVIAYVTGVLSVRRLSPQVAGVVACLEAVVATALAWIVLGEHLSAPQIVGGAVVLVGAFIAQVSAPAKPVRAAEPSQPAESSGSSGSSGSSGSSGSSESSEAGGVPASETELSRSGTTS from the coding sequence GTGCAAGAGGCTCAGGGGACTCAGGGGACAGCGGAGAACCGGGGGAGGGGCGTCGGCCTGGGGCTCGCCCTGGTGGCGGCGGTCGCCTTCGGCGGCTCGGGCGTCGCGGCGAAACCGCTGATCGAAGCGGGTCTCGACCCGCTCCACGTGGTGTGGCTGCGGGTGGCGGGCGCCGCCCTGGTGATGCTGCCCGTGGCGTGGCGCCACCGCGGCCTCCTGCGGAGCAGGCCCGCCCTGCTCGCCGGGTTCGGCCTCCTCGCCGTCGCGGGCGTCCAGGCCTGCTACTTCGCCGCCCTTTCGCGGATCCCCGTCGGTGTCGCGCTGCTCGTCGAATACCTCGCCCCGGCGCTCGTCCTCGGCTGGGTGCGCTTCGTGCAGCGGCGGCCCGTGACGCGCGCGGCCGCCCTCGGTGTGGTGCTCGCGGTCGGCGGGCTCGCCTGCGTCGTGGAGGTGTGGTCAGGGCTGAGCTTCGACGCCGTGGGACTGCTGCTCGCGCTCGGCGCCGCCTGCTGCCAGGTCGGCTACTTCATCCTCTCCGACCAGGGCAGCGACGCGGGCGACGACGCCCCCGACCCGCTGGGCGTCATCGCGTACGGCCTGCTCGTCGGCACCGTCGTGCTGACCGTCGTCGCGCGCCCGTGGGGCATGGACTGGTCGGTGCTCACGGGACGCGCCGACCTGAACGGCACGGCCGTCCCCGCCTGGCTGCTGCTCGGCTGGATCGTGCTCGTCGCCACGGTCATCGCCTACGTCACCGGGGTGCTGTCCGTGCGCAGGCTCTCGCCGCAGGTCGCGGGCGTGGTGGCCTGCCTCGAAGCCGTCGTCGCGACGGCCCTGGCCTGGATCGTGCTCGGCGAACACCTCTCCGCGCCGCAGATCGTCGGGGGCGCGGTCGTCCTCGTGGGAGCGTTCATCGCCCAGGTCTCGGCACCGGCGAAGCCCGTACGAGCCGCGGAGCCTTCGCAGCCTGCGGAGTCTTCAGGGTCTTCAGGGTCCTCAGGGTCCTCAGGGTCCTCAGGGTCTTCGGAGTCTTCGGAGGCGGGTGGAGTTCCGGCATCCGAAACGGAGTTGTCGCGCAGTGGCACCACCTCCTAG
- a CDS encoding PadR family transcriptional regulator, giving the protein MRSHGFEHEQGRGRHGGHQGREGFGREGFEGRRGAFGPFGPGFGGPGGPWGGGRGGRGGPRGRARRGDVRASILALLKDRPMHGYEMIQEIAERSGGAWKPSPGSVYPTLQLLEDEGLISSASEGGKKLFSLTEAGTEAAEEGPEAPWEEAGRGVDWDTLNEIRQAGFGLMEAFGQVWKTGSKEQREKALTVINDARKKLYLILADED; this is encoded by the coding sequence ATGCGTTCCCACGGTTTTGAACACGAGCAAGGACGTGGCCGCCACGGCGGCCATCAGGGCCGCGAAGGCTTCGGCCGAGAAGGATTCGAAGGACGGCGCGGGGCGTTCGGCCCGTTCGGTCCCGGCTTCGGGGGCCCCGGTGGTCCTTGGGGCGGCGGCCGGGGCGGGCGCGGCGGTCCGCGGGGCAGGGCGAGGCGCGGCGACGTGCGCGCGTCGATCCTGGCCCTTCTGAAGGACCGCCCCATGCACGGCTACGAAATGATCCAGGAGATCGCCGAGCGCAGCGGCGGGGCGTGGAAGCCCAGCCCGGGTTCGGTCTACCCGACCCTCCAGCTCCTGGAGGACGAGGGCCTGATCAGCAGCGCGAGTGAGGGCGGCAAGAAGCTCTTCTCGCTCACCGAGGCCGGGACCGAGGCCGCCGAAGAGGGGCCCGAAGCGCCCTGGGAGGAAGCCGGGCGCGGGGTCGACTGGGACACGCTGAACGAGATCCGGCAGGCCGGTTTCGGTCTGATGGAGGCGTTCGGCCAGGTCTGGAAGACCGGCAGCAAGGAGCAGCGCGAGAAGGCGCTCACGGTCATCAATGACGCCCGCAAGAAGCTGTACCTGATCCTCGCCGATGAGGACTGA
- a CDS encoding type II toxin-antitoxin system Rv0910 family toxin has protein sequence MAEVSAEARIDAPAEKVWAQLTDFSSYGEWNSTHTSFPQGGPATLEVGGTFAENMKLMGFPAEVNWTVEELETARTLAIRGKGPMGVNVGTRHTLSPDGTATVVRIEGEFTGAAVSLMAGKLKDSATAALDESLRKLRGLVT, from the coding sequence ATGGCCGAAGTCAGCGCGGAAGCACGGATCGACGCCCCCGCCGAGAAGGTCTGGGCCCAACTCACCGACTTCTCCTCGTACGGCGAGTGGAACTCCACGCACACGAGCTTCCCCCAGGGCGGCCCGGCCACCCTGGAGGTGGGCGGCACCTTCGCGGAGAACATGAAACTGATGGGCTTCCCCGCCGAGGTGAACTGGACCGTCGAGGAGCTGGAGACCGCCCGCACCCTGGCCATCAGGGGCAAGGGGCCGATGGGCGTCAACGTCGGCACCCGCCACACGCTCTCCCCCGACGGGACGGCCACGGTGGTCCGCATCGAGGGCGAGTTCACCGGCGCGGCCGTCTCCCTCATGGCGGGCAAGCTCAAGGACTCGGCGACCGCCGCGCTCGACGAGTCGCTGCGCAAACTGCGGGGCCTTGTCACCTGA
- a CDS encoding putative protein N(5)-glutamine methyltransferase: MSVSESSPVSDSSPVSGSSPASGSSPVSAVALAVPSSSPSFPSVVAALRAAGCVFAEDEAELLLSAARTPAELAALVERRASGLPLEHVLGWAGFRGLRIAVDPGVFVPRRRTEFLVERAIALAASGPGAVPVVVDLCCGSGALGAALAAALGPVELHAADIDPAAVRCARRNVAAVGGTVYVGDLYDPLPAALRGRVGILLANVPYVPTEEVGLLPAEARVHEARVALDGGRDGLDVLRRVTAEAAEWLAPGGHLLFETSESQVAAARAAVERAGLVARVVEDEELYATVVVGTRP; encoded by the coding sequence ATGTCGGTTTCTGAGTCTTCTCCCGTTTCAGATTCTTCCCCGGTCTCAGGGTCTTCTCCGGCTTCAGGGTCTTCTCCGGTTTCGGCCGTGGCTCTGGCCGTACCCAGTTCGTCGCCGTCCTTCCCCTCCGTCGTCGCCGCGTTGCGCGCCGCAGGGTGCGTCTTCGCCGAGGACGAGGCGGAACTGCTCCTCTCCGCGGCGCGCACCCCGGCCGAACTGGCCGCCTTGGTGGAGCGCAGGGCGAGCGGATTGCCCCTCGAACACGTCCTCGGCTGGGCCGGGTTCCGCGGACTGCGGATCGCGGTGGACCCCGGGGTCTTCGTGCCGCGCCGCCGTACCGAGTTCCTCGTCGAGCGGGCCATCGCGCTCGCCGCGTCCGGTCCCGGAGCCGTACCCGTCGTCGTCGATCTGTGCTGCGGCTCTGGCGCTCTCGGCGCCGCGCTCGCCGCCGCCCTCGGGCCCGTCGAGCTGCATGCCGCCGACATCGACCCCGCGGCGGTGCGCTGCGCCCGCCGCAACGTCGCGGCCGTCGGGGGCACGGTCTATGTGGGCGACCTCTACGATCCGCTGCCCGCCGCGCTCCGCGGCCGCGTCGGCATCCTGCTGGCCAACGTCCCGTACGTCCCCACCGAAGAGGTCGGCCTGCTGCCCGCCGAGGCGCGCGTCCACGAGGCGCGGGTGGCGCTCGACGGCGGCAGGGACGGTCTTGACGTGCTGCGCCGGGTGACCGCGGAGGCGGCCGAGTGGCTGGCGCCCGGCGGCCATCTGCTGTTCGAGACGAGCGAGAGCCAGGTGGCGGCGGCGCGCGCGGCCGTCGAGCGTGCCGGGCTGGTGGCGCGGGTGGTCGAGGACGAGGAGCTGTACGCGACGGTGGTCGTCGGCACGCGGCCCTAG
- a CDS encoding carboxymuconolactone decarboxylase family protein, with amino-acid sequence MEARLNPLASPHMAKALKHFIAAHGALTESTLPAATQELVKIRASQINGCAGCIDMHTKEAAHAGETALRLNLVAVWREATVFTEAERAALELAEQGTRIADAAGGVTDEAWANAAKHYDEDELTALVGVIALINAFNRLNVITQQPAGDYKVGQHG; translated from the coding sequence ATGGAAGCCCGTCTGAACCCCCTCGCGAGCCCGCACATGGCCAAGGCCCTCAAGCACTTCATCGCGGCCCACGGCGCGCTCACGGAATCGACGCTGCCCGCCGCCACGCAGGAGCTGGTGAAGATCCGCGCCAGCCAGATCAACGGCTGCGCGGGCTGCATCGACATGCACACCAAGGAGGCCGCGCACGCCGGGGAGACCGCGTTGCGCCTCAACCTGGTCGCCGTCTGGCGCGAGGCCACCGTGTTCACCGAGGCCGAGCGCGCCGCCCTGGAACTGGCCGAGCAGGGCACACGCATCGCGGACGCGGCCGGTGGCGTGACCGACGAGGCGTGGGCGAACGCCGCCAAGCACTACGACGAGGACGAACTCACCGCCCTGGTCGGCGTCATCGCCCTCATCAACGCCTTCAACCGCCTGAACGTCATCACCCAGCAGCCCGCGGGCGACTACAAGGTGGGCCAGCACGGCTGA
- a CDS encoding Clp protease N-terminal domain-containing protein yields MQSRTPPGAEPGSTRAELDSLLSAELTSVVAGARRRAVRDGDRQIDTAHLLHSLLESDPAVRAVFGDGGQVVRLLGYLVQRSIGYGLQWQGTVEDSGAVPLVTSVKEAGWSPAAATAMETALDRAELRGDPRALGMDLLAGLVTDPECRAVEVLGRAGVDVPRLLVRVDAECQEYAEEYGTGS; encoded by the coding sequence GTGCAAAGTCGTACCCCGCCGGGCGCCGAGCCCGGCTCCACCCGCGCAGAACTCGACTCCTTGCTCAGTGCTGAGCTGACGTCGGTGGTGGCCGGCGCGCGCCGACGCGCGGTGCGTGACGGGGACCGGCAGATCGACACCGCGCACCTCCTGCACTCTCTGCTCGAATCCGACCCCGCGGTCCGTGCCGTCTTCGGTGACGGCGGACAGGTGGTGCGGCTCCTCGGCTATCTCGTGCAGCGCAGCATCGGCTACGGCCTCCAGTGGCAGGGCACCGTCGAGGATTCCGGAGCGGTGCCGTTGGTCACCTCGGTGAAGGAGGCGGGCTGGTCGCCCGCCGCCGCCACCGCGATGGAGACGGCCCTGGACCGCGCCGAACTGCGCGGCGATCCGCGCGCCCTCGGCATGGACCTGCTCGCGGGTCTCGTCACCGACCCGGAGTGCCGTGCGGTCGAGGTCCTCGGGCGTGCGGGGGTCGACGTGCCGCGCCTGCTGGTCCGGGTGGACGCCGAATGCCAGGAGTACGCCGAGGAATACGGCACGGGCTCCTGA
- a CDS encoding pyridoxamine 5'-phosphate oxidase family protein gives MQTTQTTTDTTSQDSAAYAPTDRTVPTRSKERASYDKESVHRILDEAYVCHLGFVRDGAPVVLPTLYGRVGDRLYVHGSTGSRPLRMAGAGQEQADPGLKVCLTVTHVDGLVLARSAFHHSINYRSVVVHGTAYQVTDPEEKRAALDSLVDHVVPGRTADSRPANAKELAATAVLRLDLDEVSAKARTGGPNDEPEDMDLSHWAGVVPLRKGYDALIPSADLAPGIEVPDYLA, from the coding sequence ATGCAGACGACGCAGACCACCACGGACACCACTTCGCAGGACAGCGCCGCCTACGCACCGACCGACCGCACGGTCCCCACCCGCTCGAAGGAACGCGCTTCGTACGACAAGGAGTCGGTCCACCGGATACTCGACGAGGCCTACGTGTGCCATCTCGGCTTCGTACGCGATGGGGCACCCGTCGTCCTGCCCACGCTCTACGGACGCGTGGGCGACCGCCTCTATGTGCACGGTTCGACGGGATCGCGGCCGCTGCGCATGGCGGGTGCCGGTCAGGAGCAGGCGGACCCGGGCCTTAAGGTCTGCCTGACGGTGACGCATGTCGACGGCCTCGTCCTGGCCCGTTCCGCCTTCCACCACTCGATCAACTACCGCTCCGTAGTGGTGCACGGGACCGCCTACCAGGTCACGGACCCCGAGGAGAAGCGGGCCGCGCTCGACTCGCTGGTCGACCACGTGGTGCCGGGCCGGACCGCCGACTCGCGCCCCGCCAACGCCAAGGAGCTCGCGGCGACCGCCGTGCTCCGGCTCGACCTCGACGAGGTCTCGGCGAAGGCGCGCACCGGCGGCCCGAACGACGAGCCGGAGGACATGGACCTCTCCCACTGGGCCGGAGTCGTCCCGCTGCGCAAGGGCTACGACGCCCTGATCCCCTCCGCCGACCTCGCCCCCGGCATCGAGGTGCCGGACTACCTGGCCTGA
- a CDS encoding DUF5999 family protein, protein MCQHQPPCPTADSADREAALLMASHPEQGWSLLCNGVLIFEDTGELLPDGQIIAPHRPLGTDQIMTAA, encoded by the coding sequence ATGTGCCAGCACCAACCACCGTGCCCGACAGCCGACTCCGCCGACCGGGAAGCCGCACTGCTCATGGCGAGCCACCCGGAGCAGGGCTGGAGCCTGCTGTGCAACGGCGTCCTGATCTTCGAGGACACCGGTGAGTTGCTGCCGGACGGCCAGATCATCGCCCCGCACCGACCGCTGGGCACCGACCAGATCATGACGGCCGCCTGA
- a CDS encoding substrate-binding and VWA domain-containing protein, translating into MGRHSLPDEDGTGAPGPRPRTRGRTVAIATALVLVVAGGTAVAARSGLLSFGGSCDDDAVRLNVVAAPDVTPALREAADDARENEITSDGHCIDVRVRARDSFEVAEELRAGKGDPAYDVWVPDSDVWMQRVGLGTKQTKVSPAGNIASSPIGIGMVPSAAETLGWPKKTYAWPELTTAAMKSDKLRLGAADPARSATGLLALSKIGASAKKQGGKEGDTQAAALAKALSTRTTDSEGQLLDTLARDGSGAEKGNPRRNQALVVSEQAAFAHNASAGEENSLDLFYPKDGSPRLDYPYALVDDAGMSTDLSRAALRFMTMFSDEDGERILAKHGFRTDPDKPSDELVTGAGGRTPQPYADEASEPPSDKEIQETLGMWTITVQSARLNTVVDASESMRQLVPGRAQSRMEVTKSSLLQALAGFTDEDQIGLWEFATRLDGARDYRKLQPTERLGDRKGGATHRDRLSASFSGLQPVPGGATGLYDTTLAAYKDAQAGYARGKFNALVILTDGANQDPGSISRGSLISQLDELSDPERPVPIIAIAVGPDADKEEVQQIAEASGGSGHQVDDPAQIHAVILKAIMEAGSKQG; encoded by the coding sequence ATGGGACGTCACAGCTTGCCCGATGAGGACGGGACGGGTGCGCCCGGCCCCCGACCGCGCACGCGCGGGCGCACGGTCGCCATCGCCACGGCCCTCGTTCTCGTGGTGGCAGGCGGCACGGCGGTGGCGGCGCGCAGCGGCCTGCTGTCCTTCGGCGGCTCCTGCGACGACGACGCGGTGCGCCTGAACGTCGTCGCCGCGCCCGATGTGACCCCCGCCCTCCGCGAGGCCGCCGACGACGCCCGCGAGAACGAGATCACCTCCGACGGACACTGCATCGACGTGCGGGTGAGGGCCCGCGACTCGTTCGAGGTCGCCGAGGAACTCCGCGCGGGCAAGGGCGATCCCGCGTACGACGTGTGGGTGCCCGACTCCGACGTGTGGATGCAGCGCGTCGGCCTCGGCACCAAGCAGACCAAGGTCTCGCCCGCGGGCAACATCGCCTCTTCGCCCATCGGCATCGGCATGGTGCCGTCCGCCGCCGAGACCCTGGGCTGGCCCAAGAAGACGTACGCCTGGCCGGAGTTGACCACCGCCGCCATGAAGAGCGACAAGCTGCGCCTGGGCGCCGCCGACCCCGCGCGCAGCGCGACCGGGCTGCTCGCCCTCTCCAAGATCGGCGCGTCGGCGAAGAAGCAGGGCGGCAAGGAGGGCGACACCCAGGCCGCCGCGCTGGCCAAGGCGCTCTCCACCCGCACCACCGACAGCGAGGGCCAGCTCCTCGACACCCTGGCCCGAGACGGCTCAGGAGCCGAGAAGGGCAACCCCCGCCGCAATCAGGCGCTGGTCGTCTCCGAGCAGGCCGCGTTCGCGCACAACGCGTCGGCGGGCGAGGAGAACAGCCTCGACCTCTTCTACCCCAAGGACGGCTCGCCCCGCCTCGACTACCCGTACGCACTGGTGGACGACGCCGGGATGTCCACGGACCTGAGCCGCGCGGCCCTGCGCTTCATGACCATGTTCAGCGACGAGGACGGAGAGCGGATCCTGGCGAAGCACGGCTTCAGGACCGACCCCGACAAGCCCTCGGACGAGCTGGTCACGGGGGCGGGCGGCCGTACCCCGCAGCCCTACGCCGACGAGGCGAGCGAGCCGCCGTCGGACAAGGAGATCCAGGAGACCCTGGGCATGTGGACGATCACGGTCCAGAGTGCCAGGCTCAACACGGTCGTCGACGCGTCGGAGTCGATGCGCCAACTGGTGCCGGGGCGCGCCCAGTCCCGTATGGAGGTCACCAAGTCCTCGCTGCTCCAGGCGCTCGCGGGCTTCACGGACGAGGACCAGATCGGTCTCTGGGAGTTCGCCACGCGGCTGGACGGCGCGCGGGACTACCGCAAGCTGCAGCCCACCGAGCGGCTCGGCGACCGCAAGGGCGGCGCCACCCACCGTGACAGGCTCTCGGCCTCGTTCAGCGGCCTGCAGCCCGTACCCGGTGGTGCCACCGGCCTGTACGACACCACGCTCGCCGCCTACAAGGACGCGCAGGCGGGCTACGCGCGCGGCAAGTTCAACGCGCTGGTGATCCTGACCGACGGCGCCAACCAGGACCCCGGCAGCATCTCCCGCGGCTCCCTCATCTCCCAGCTCGACGAGCTCTCCGACCCCGAGCGGCCGGTGCCGATCATCGCGATCGCCGTCGGCCCCGACGCGGACAAGGAGGAGGTCCAGCAGATCGCCGAGGCCAGCGGCGGCTCGGGTCACCAGGTCGACGACCCGGCGCAGATCCACGCGGTGATCCTCAAGGCCATCATGGAGGCGGGCAGCAAGCAGGGCTGA
- a CDS encoding PhzF family phenazine biosynthesis protein gives MPTDSHRIRVVDAFTDRPFAGNPAGVLLLDAFPDDAWLQHVAREVNHAETAFAHPLPEGGDADWALRWFTPATEVDMCGHATLATAHVLHTTGATSAANSAATPDTTTPRPVRFATRSGILTATAHEDGSLTLDFPTATLVATDAPDGVAQALGAEPLSVYDTGPLIGDLLVEVADEKTVRALTPDHKALVHHSERGIIVTARAEDPSRGYDFVSRGFFPRVGIDEDPVTGSAHTALAPFWSERLGRTDLTGLQASARTGLVRTRLRGDRTLLTGRAVTVIEGELFA, from the coding sequence ATGCCGACAGATTCCCACCGCATCCGCGTAGTCGACGCCTTCACCGACCGCCCCTTCGCGGGCAATCCGGCCGGGGTACTCCTCCTCGACGCCTTCCCGGACGACGCCTGGCTGCAGCACGTGGCCAGGGAGGTCAACCACGCCGAGACCGCCTTCGCCCACCCCCTCCCCGAGGGCGGCGACGCGGACTGGGCGCTGCGCTGGTTCACGCCCGCCACCGAAGTGGACATGTGTGGCCATGCCACTTTGGCCACGGCTCACGTCCTCCACACCACGGGTGCCACCAGCGCCGCCAACTCCGCGGCCACCCCGGACACCACCACCCCCCGCCCGGTCCGCTTCGCCACCCGCAGCGGCATCCTCACCGCGACGGCCCACGAGGACGGCTCCCTCACCCTCGACTTCCCCACCGCGACGCTCGTCGCGACCGACGCACCCGACGGCGTCGCACAAGCGCTCGGCGCGGAGCCGCTCTCCGTGTACGACACCGGCCCCCTCATCGGCGACCTGCTCGTCGAGGTCGCCGACGAGAAGACGGTCCGGGCGCTCACCCCCGACCACAAGGCGCTCGTGCACCACTCCGAGCGCGGCATCATCGTCACGGCGCGGGCCGAGGACCCCTCGCGCGGCTACGACTTCGTCTCCCGCGGCTTCTTCCCGCGCGTCGGCATCGACGAGGACCCGGTGACGGGCAGCGCCCACACGGCCCTCGCCCCGTTCTGGTCCGAGCGCCTCGGCCGTACGGACCTGACGGGTCTGCAAGCCTCGGCCCGCACCGGCCTGGTCCGCACCCGGCTGCGCGGCGACCGGACCCTGCTGACCGGCCGCGCGGTCACGGTCATCGAGGGCGAGCTCTTCGCCTGA
- a CDS encoding DMT family transporter yields MSNAIAVPGLPVGRGLLSLIVAGIAWGTAGAAASLVFRDSDMGPVSLSFWRCAGGFVLLLAARTVRSRGTRSYDAAAREPLGRRIRRIAVTGVALAVFQTAYFAAVRETGLAVGTVVTMGSGPVLIALGARIAMGERLGRGGVVAVVGALAGLVVLVLGGGDAAVRPVGVVWGLASGAAYAAMTLVTRWWGRDGGADSSDTTVWAFAVVSLCLLPLAAAEGLVPHTAEPARVGVYLLYIAAVPTAVAYALYFAGAAVVRSATVSVIMLLEPVSAAAIAVALLGEDLTVATVAGTVLMLAAVTGLAVAEARGAVAARRVVAPV; encoded by the coding sequence GTGTCGAATGCCATTGCCGTTCCCGGCCTGCCCGTCGGGCGTGGCCTCCTCTCTCTGATCGTCGCCGGAATCGCCTGGGGCACCGCGGGTGCCGCCGCGTCGCTGGTCTTCCGGGACAGCGACATGGGGCCGGTGAGCCTCTCCTTCTGGCGCTGCGCGGGCGGCTTCGTGCTGCTGCTCGCCGCGCGTACGGTGCGGTCGCGCGGGACCAGGTCGTACGACGCTGCTGCGCGTGAGCCGCTGGGTCGCAGGATCCGGCGGATCGCCGTGACGGGCGTGGCCCTCGCGGTGTTCCAGACCGCCTACTTCGCGGCCGTGCGGGAGACCGGCCTCGCGGTCGGCACCGTCGTCACCATGGGATCGGGGCCCGTGCTCATCGCGCTCGGTGCCCGAATCGCCATGGGGGAGCGGCTCGGACGCGGCGGAGTGGTCGCCGTCGTGGGCGCCCTCGCCGGTCTGGTGGTGCTCGTGCTCGGCGGTGGTGACGCGGCCGTGCGGCCCGTCGGCGTGGTGTGGGGGCTCGCCTCCGGAGCCGCCTACGCGGCGATGACGCTGGTCACCCGGTGGTGGGGGCGGGACGGCGGCGCCGACTCGTCCGACACCACGGTCTGGGCGTTCGCCGTCGTCTCGCTCTGCCTGCTGCCGCTCGCCGCGGCCGAGGGCCTCGTGCCGCACACCGCGGAACCCGCGCGCGTGGGCGTCTACTTGCTGTACATCGCGGCCGTCCCGACAGCGGTCGCGTACGCGCTGTACTTCGCGGGCGCGGCCGTCGTCCGCTCCGCGACCGTCTCCGTGATCATGCTCCTCGAACCGGTGAGCGCCGCGGCCATCGCGGTCGCGCTGCTCGGCGAGGACCTGACGGTGGCGACCGTGGCGGGCACGGTGCTGATGCTGGCCGCGGTGACGGGGCTCGCCGTCGCGGAGGCGCGGGGGGCCGTGGCCGCGCGGCGGGTCGTGGCGCCGGTGTAG